The window ACTCGGGAGCTGATGTCTATATAGACATTTTTGACCTTGGTATCGGCGGCGTTCGCAAAAGAGTAGACAATACCGGATTTCTCCGTCAGGAACCAACGTTGCCCATTCGAGGGTTCCTGTAATAAATAGGTAGGGTTATTGAAAGACAAGTAATTAAATGCCAGGTCATAAGAAATATTGGATTCACTTTGTTCTGTTGCGGTGGCGATTGAACTGAAAAAAAACACCGCTATTGTAGACATTTGAGTGCGCATCAGTTTGAACTTGAAAAAGTTTAGTCGGTGACACTGTAGTAATCTTTATACCAATCCACAAAGGCCTTCACACCCTGCTCAACACTGGTGTCGGGTTTGTAATCCACGTCTTTAACCAGGTCCTGTACATCGGCATAGGTGTCCGGGACATCACCCGGTTGTAGTGGGAGGAAATTTATCTCGGCCTTTTTACCCAGGCAGTTCTGCAGCACTTCAATATAGTGCATCAAATCTACCGGCTGGTT of the Gammaproteobacteria bacterium genome contains:
- a CDS encoding capsular biosynthesis protein CpsI; translation: NQPVDLMHYIEVLQNCLGKKAEINFLPLQPGDVPDTYADVQDLVKDVDYKPDTSVEQGVKAFVDWYKDYYSVTD